A stretch of Puniceicoccus vermicola DNA encodes these proteins:
- a CDS encoding IS110 family transposase, with protein sequence MKLYMALELSNTKWKLAFSTGEKIRLITIEARDQLAFQSALKATRDKWQLGEDIEVFSVYEAGRDGFWIHRWLEGLGINNVIVDPASIEVNRRKRRAKTDRLDAKALLRQLIRYHGGEHTLWSVVRVPSVEQEDLRRREREIKRLKKEIGAGTARIKSLLVLHGLRLDSLSKLDTRLDSLLGWDNRPLPEHIRSEIAREYERVEFARTQLKALERARTARIAKPQTKAERQAHKLTRLKAVGVISAMTLSEEFFSWREFRNVRQVGACAGLDGSPYDSGDSKNEQGISKAGNAKVRALMIELAWSWLRNQPQSDLAKWFDNNFARGKRSRRIGIVALARKLLVALWKYLEKDELPAGALLKETA encoded by the coding sequence ATGAAGTTATACATGGCGCTGGAACTGAGCAATACTAAATGGAAGCTGGCCTTCTCGACGGGAGAGAAGATACGGCTGATCACGATCGAGGCTCGTGATCAGTTGGCCTTTCAATCGGCCCTGAAGGCGACTCGGGACAAGTGGCAGCTAGGCGAAGACATTGAGGTTTTCAGTGTCTACGAAGCGGGCCGGGACGGTTTCTGGATCCACCGCTGGCTGGAGGGGTTGGGGATCAACAACGTCATCGTTGATCCCGCCAGCATTGAGGTGAACCGCCGCAAACGCCGAGCCAAGACTGACCGCCTGGACGCCAAGGCCTTGCTGCGTCAGCTGATTCGCTACCACGGCGGTGAGCATACGCTCTGGTCTGTCGTGCGCGTGCCGAGCGTGGAGCAGGAAGACCTGCGTCGGCGCGAGCGAGAGATCAAGCGACTGAAGAAGGAGATCGGTGCGGGCACAGCCCGGATCAAAAGCCTGCTTGTTTTGCATGGACTTCGCCTCGATTCACTTAGCAAGCTCGATACACGGCTCGATTCGCTGCTCGGTTGGGACAACCGCCCCCTCCCGGAACATATACGCAGCGAGATCGCCCGCGAATACGAACGCGTGGAGTTTGCCCGCACCCAACTCAAGGCTCTGGAACGTGCGCGGACTGCCCGAATCGCAAAGCCCCAAACAAAGGCCGAGCGACAGGCCCACAAGCTCACCCGGCTCAAGGCCGTTGGCGTCATCAGCGCCATGACCTTAAGCGAGGAGTTCTTCAGCTGGCGAGAGTTCCGCAACGTCCGGCAAGTCGGCGCCTGCGCCGGTCTGGATGGCTCCCCCTACGACAGCGGCGACAGCAAGAACGAACAAGGCATCAGTAAAGCCGGCAATGCCAAGGTCCGGGCCCTGATGATCGAGCTGGCCTGGTCGTGGCTGAGGAACCAACCCCAGTCGGATCTGGCCAAATGGTTCGACAACAACTTCGCCAGGGGAAAACGCAGCCGAAGAATCGGCATCGTCGCTCTGGCGCGCAAGCTACTGGTGGCTCTGTGGAAGTACTTGGAAAAAGACGAACTCCCCGCTGGGGCTCTCCTCAAAGAGACTGCCTGA
- a CDS encoding DUF6807 family protein, with amino-acid sequence MSSSTSHTRASLKFHPDDSVEFLWGDLPLFHYVARSEAPNEESPKPYFHPIRNLRGNVITNYRPNDHPWHHALSMTMTLVNGTNFWGGQYLPEGRRLPHAGKLRHTESPRLD; translated from the coding sequence ATGTCATCCTCAACCTCCCACACCCGCGCCTCCCTAAAATTCCACCCCGACGACTCCGTCGAGTTTCTTTGGGGAGATCTGCCTCTCTTTCACTACGTCGCCCGGTCGGAGGCTCCCAACGAAGAATCCCCCAAGCCCTACTTCCATCCGATCCGCAACCTTCGCGGAAACGTCATCACGAACTATCGCCCCAACGACCACCCATGGCACCACGCCCTTTCGATGACCATGACCCTTGTCAACGGGACCAACTTCTGGGGGGGGCAATACTTACCGGAAGGAAGACGGCTACCGCATGCGGGGAAACTTCGGCACACAGAATCACCTCGACTGGACTGA
- a CDS encoding NifB/NifX family molybdenum-iron cluster-binding protein, producing MNTEFQEEGKEHCGSLVRVGFPLENGGDGSRISSDFGTAAIILLVDCESGEEAMIGNESPHCGEGHCGPTDVFVSFGLDAVVCRGLGRAALQRLENSEIQVFYTEEESVEKALKKFRHGNLAPFDKEFIVESCGCGDSP from the coding sequence ATGAACACAGAGTTTCAGGAGGAGGGGAAAGAGCATTGCGGCTCTTTGGTGCGGGTTGGTTTCCCGTTGGAGAACGGGGGCGATGGATCCCGTATCAGTTCTGATTTTGGCACGGCCGCAATCATTCTCCTCGTGGACTGCGAGTCGGGTGAAGAGGCGATGATTGGCAATGAATCTCCGCATTGTGGAGAGGGTCACTGTGGACCGACAGACGTTTTTGTCAGCTTCGGTCTGGATGCGGTGGTCTGTCGAGGACTTGGACGCGCGGCGCTGCAGCGACTGGAAAATTCAGAAATTCAGGTGTTCTACACGGAGGAGGAATCCGTAGAGAAGGCATTGAAGAAGTTTCGTCACGGGAACTTGGCCCCGTTCGACAAAGAGTTCATTGTCGAAAGCTGCGGTTGCGGAGATTCTCCGTGA
- a CDS encoding DUF6807 family protein: MRGNFGTQNHLDWTEVTSDETGAVLHESLEWKNEHSEPTFREQRSIDARVFPNANCWRLHLRFQIQNVSGKTLRLGTFESEEGLQGSHYTGLFFRLHREFLGKGEWEPVGSFLADGNRGLEKIHGKPAPWMASVGSHDNSDSETTLICCDNPRNPHFPTHWFYRPDMPCIALPFVGESAVILNPEETLDLRYDFIIANGIQDLESAQKLVENCIFPEQTPSA; this comes from the coding sequence ATGCGGGGAAACTTCGGCACACAGAATCACCTCGACTGGACTGAAGTGACTTCCGACGAAACCGGCGCAGTCCTTCATGAGTCCCTGGAATGGAAGAACGAACACAGCGAACCCACCTTTCGGGAGCAACGCTCCATCGATGCCAGAGTCTTTCCCAACGCCAACTGCTGGCGACTCCATCTTCGTTTTCAAATTCAAAACGTGAGCGGCAAGACTCTTCGCCTCGGCACCTTTGAATCCGAGGAAGGATTGCAAGGCTCCCACTATACCGGGCTCTTTTTCCGCCTGCACCGCGAATTCCTCGGCAAAGGTGAATGGGAACCGGTGGGCTCGTTTCTCGCCGACGGCAATCGAGGCCTCGAAAAGATCCACGGGAAGCCGGCACCCTGGATGGCCTCAGTCGGCTCTCACGACAACTCTGACTCCGAAACGACCTTGATTTGCTGCGACAACCCGAGAAACCCCCACTTCCCAACCCACTGGTTCTACCGCCCCGACATGCCCTGCATCGCCCTGCCCTTTGTCGGAGAAAGTGCCGTCATTCTTAATCCGGAAGAGACTCTCGACCTGCGCTACGACTTCATCATCGCCAACGGAATCCAAGACCTCGAGAGCGCTCAAAAGCTCGTCGAAAATTGTATATTTCCGGAGCAGACCCCTTCCGCCTAA